A window of Ardenticatena maritima contains these coding sequences:
- a CDS encoding FesM, with protein sequence MANKPPTLDLLTLPLLGRFWRWRHARTAMQIPLLLVALVVVWDGFTGSPLAPRNLATILPWLHYRGFVILALLIFGNAFCMACPFMLPRNALRRFIQPARHWPARLRNKWLAAALFALFLFVYERYDLWSTPWWTAWLIVGYFITALLLDALFEGAPFCKYVCPLGQFNFLGSLVSPFEVRVRSQDVCAACTTHDCLRGRGTQRGCELWLFQPRKVGNLDCTFCLDCVHACPHDNIGIQPRLPAAELWFDGARSGVGRLFRRADFAALTTIFVFGALLNAFGMVSPVYTLEAWLADLLHVQSETPVLAIIFGAALLLEPLLLLGGAAWLTRHLAHVPHTPVHIALRYVYTLVPFGVGMWAAHYAFHFLSGFWSFVPVVQSIALEFGITWLGRPHWELAALVPLAWLDPLEWGLIGLGAFGSLIAITERAQRDAPHAWQRAALPWVGVLLVLTLSALWLMTQPMEMRGTLLG encoded by the coding sequence GTGGCGAATAAGCCCCCCACGCTTGACCTGCTGACGCTCCCACTGCTGGGGCGATTCTGGCGCTGGCGGCACGCCCGCACCGCCATGCAGATTCCCCTCTTGCTCGTGGCGCTCGTGGTGGTGTGGGATGGGTTCACCGGCTCGCCGCTTGCCCCGCGCAACCTCGCGACCATTCTGCCCTGGCTACATTACCGCGGCTTCGTCATTCTGGCGCTGCTCATCTTTGGCAACGCCTTCTGCATGGCGTGCCCCTTCATGCTGCCGCGGAACGCTCTGCGCCGCTTCATCCAGCCTGCGCGCCATTGGCCTGCCCGCCTGCGCAACAAATGGCTGGCGGCGGCGCTTTTCGCGCTCTTCCTCTTTGTGTATGAACGCTATGACCTGTGGAGCACGCCCTGGTGGACGGCGTGGCTGATTGTGGGCTATTTCATCACCGCGCTGCTGCTCGATGCGCTGTTCGAGGGCGCGCCCTTCTGCAAATACGTCTGCCCTTTGGGACAATTCAACTTCCTGGGCAGTCTCGTCTCACCATTCGAGGTGCGTGTCCGCTCGCAAGACGTATGCGCCGCCTGCACAACCCACGACTGTCTGCGTGGACGCGGCACGCAGCGGGGGTGTGAACTCTGGCTCTTTCAACCGCGCAAAGTGGGCAATCTGGACTGCACCTTCTGCCTCGATTGCGTCCACGCCTGTCCCCATGACAACATTGGCATCCAACCCCGCTTGCCCGCCGCTGAACTCTGGTTCGACGGGGCGCGTTCGGGCGTTGGGCGGCTCTTTCGCCGCGCCGACTTTGCCGCGCTGACAACCATCTTCGTGTTTGGGGCGTTGCTCAACGCCTTCGGCATGGTCAGCCCGGTTTACACGCTGGAAGCCTGGCTCGCCGACCTGCTCCATGTGCAGAGCGAAACGCCCGTGCTAGCCATCATCTTCGGCGCGGCGCTGCTGCTGGAACCGCTCCTTTTGCTCGGCGGCGCGGCGTGGCTGACACGCCATCTGGCGCATGTGCCACACACCCCCGTGCACATCGCCCTGCGCTACGTGTACACACTCGTGCCCTTTGGCGTCGGCATGTGGGCGGCGCACTATGCCTTTCACTTCCTCAGCGGCTTTTGGTCGTTCGTCCCGGTTGTGCAGAGCATCGCCCTTGAATTTGGCATCACCTGGCTGGGGCGTCCACACTGGGAACTCGCGGCGCTGGTGCCGCTCGCGTGGCTCGACCCACTCGAATGGGGGCTTATCGGGCTGGGGGCGTTTGGCTCACTCATTGCCATCACCGAACGGGCGCAACGCGACGCCCCCCACGCCTGGCAACGCGCTGCCCTGCCCTGGGTGGGCGTTTTGCTTGTGTTGACTCTCTCCGCCCTTTGGCTGATGACGCAACCCATGGAAATGCGAGGGACACTGCTCGGATGA